The following DNA comes from cyanobiont of Ornithocercus magnificus.
TGAAGCTATCTAAAGTTTGGACAATTGACACTGCAATAATACTGATGCTTGCTGCCTCGAGTAGTCGTAGCCTATATGCACAACAAACTCATGAGCTTTTGTGGCAGAAAGACAAGTCAAAAAATAGTAGCTGGGATATCTCCTCTTAGCGAGGTTTCGAGTGAAATCCTATTAACAGCCACCATCTCAATGACTATAGGTTAAGTGGTGATCACATAAAAGCTGAATACCCTATAGCAAATCTATAGTGTTGGTTTGCTCTTGCTACCAAGCAGTGACTTCATATTAGACTTAGAGGGCAAACATTCTTTCTCTACCTCTTAAGAATACAGGCTGGACAGAGTCCGCGTACATTCAGTGCAACGCCAAGCAGGCGGAAACCTGATTTTTCAGCTGCCATCTGACAGGCCTGTAGAACAGAATCACTCTCAAATTCCTCCGTTCGCCCACAACGTTGGCAGACAAGATGATGATGGTCAGGGTGATTCTCACAAATAAGCTCAAAACGGTGCCCGCTCTCATTGAGTTCCAGCTCATGCAGAAATCCCATCTCGACTAGCAAGTGAAGAGTCCTATAGACAGTGGCTAGAGAGACGCGCAGTTTGGCTTGTAATAACTGCTTGTGGACATCCTCTGCGCTGAGGTGACAGCCAGAGCCAAGGCGTTCAAACAGAGAGAGAATACGGCGACGTTGTGGAGTTAGACGTCTTCCTTCCTGATGTAAACCTTCCTCGAGAGCAGCCGCCGCTTCCCTAGTTTCAGTAGGTGCCATTGGGGAGGGAGGTTCTGCGTCTGGCCACTCTTTAGTTGGCCAATCCAAGCACTCTACCTAGGTCAATGGGTTGTAGGGTCGCGCTCAGCAACGCTCGCGGCTGCTTAACCAATAGGGAGTCT
Coding sequences within:
- a CDS encoding transcriptional repressor; this encodes MAPTETREAAAALEEGLHQEGRRLTPQRRRILSLFERLGSGCHLSAEDVHKQLLQAKLRVSLATVYRTLHLLVEMGFLHELELNESGHRFELICENHPDHHHLVCQRCGRTEEFESDSVLQACQMAAEKSGFRLLGVALNVRGLCPACILKR